One Salarias fasciatus chromosome 22, fSalaFa1.1, whole genome shotgun sequence DNA segment encodes these proteins:
- the mrpl3 gene encoding large ribosomal subunit protein uL3m: protein MAAWSCRFLLQRGSRLVSSRVAAESPAQLVCCVRTVKTTTFFEEHLTEDNQEYMRKTMAEEYRRQTAEKLNPLKDEPWERHEWTEGSRRVGLVAVKLGMAPVWTKTGERHVVTMLQVQDCHVLKCLSKEEHDGRTAALVVGGKNVSPFQRSEQSMDMFRTAGVPPKQKVSVFGVSDNALIKPGTPLYAAHFRPGQYVDITAKSIGKGFQGVMKRWGFKGQPATHGQTKTHRRPGASGPGGDPAKVFKGKKMPGQMGNVYVTAYGLKVWRVNTKHNVLYVNGSVPGHRNCVLKVRDTKLPTRKSSLLNPPFPTFFTEDECDLEEDLYDENLFVHTEPSLTLT, encoded by the exons ATGGCGGCGTggagctgcaggtttctcctccagcGCGGATCTCGACTGGTTTCTTCTCGTGTCGCTGCTGAAAG TCCCGCCCAGCTGGTGTGTTGTGTCCGGACAGTGAAGACCACAACGTTCTTTGAAGAACATCTCACAGAGGACAACCAGGAGTACATGAGGAAGACTATGGCAGAGGAGTACAGAAGACAGACGGCTGAAAAGCTCAACCCGTTGAAAGACGAGCCGTGGGAGCGACACGAGTGGACGGAAG GGAGTCGAAGAGTTGGATTAGTTGCTGTGAAGCTGGGGATGGCTCCGGTCTGGACGAAAACGGGAGAAAGACATGTAGTCACCATGTTGCAG GTGCAGGACTGCCACGTGCTGAAGTGCCTTTCCAAAGAAGAGCACGACGGACGCACCGCCGCCCTGGTCGTGGGAGGGAAGAACGTCTCGCCGTTCCAG AGGTCGGAGCAAAGCATGGACATGTTCAGGACGGCCGGCGTGCCCCCGAAACAGAAAGTCAGCGTCTTCGGCGTGTCCGACAACGCCCTCATCAAGCCAG GCACGCCTCTATATGCGGCACATTTCCGTCCGGGCCAGTACGTGGACATCACAGCCAAATC CATTGGTAAAGGCTTTCAAGGAGTGATGAAGCGGTGGGGGTTCAAAGGTCAGCCAGCCACTCACGGCCAAACCAAAACCCATCGCAGACCCGGAGCCTCCGGACCTGGAGGG GACCCAGCCAAAGTCTTCAAAGGGAAGAAGATGCCCGGCCAGATGGGAAACGTCTACGTCACGGCTTACGGGCTGAAG gtgtGGAGGGTCAACACCAAGCACAACGTGCTCTACGTGAACGGCTCGGTCCCCGGCCACAGGAACTGCGTGCTGaag GTGAGAGACACAAAACTCCCAACGAGGAAGTCCTCCCTGCTCAACCCTCCTTTCCCCACGTTCTTCACCGAGGACGAATGTGACCTTGAGGAGGATCTGTACGACGAAAACTTGTTCGTTCACACCGAGCCATCGCTAACGCTGACCTGA